DNA from Streptomyces sp. NBC_01476:
GTCGTGGCTCTTCTCCGAGGACCAGCAGCTGCTCACCGAGATGGTCACCGGCTGCCTGGTCGACGGACGGCCGATCGACTGCGAGTTCCGTATCGTGCGCGCGGACGGCACGGTCCGTACGGTGCACATGGTGGGCGAACCGGTGCTCGGCGCCGACGGCGGGACGGTGTCCATGTGGGCGGTGATCCGTGACGTCAGCGATCTGCGGCGCAGCCAGCGCACGCTCCGGGAGACCCGTGACTCCCTGGAGCGCCAGCGGCGCATCGCCCAGACCGAGCGCCGGCTGGCGGTCGAGCTGCAGGAGGCCGTGCTCCCCCCGTGGCGCGGCACCCTGCGGTTCCCGCAGGACGGAGGCCCCATCACCATGGACCTCGCCGCCCACTACCTCCCCTCCGGGACCAGTGCGCTGATCGGCGGTGACTGGTACGACGCGATGCAGTTGCCTGACGGCTCCTCCTTACTCACCGTCGGCGATCTGACCGGCCACGGCGTGGCGGCCACCTCGGGCATGGCGATGCTGCTCGGGGCGCTGCGCGGGATGGCCGTCGCCGGCCTCCAGCCCGGCCCGCTGATGGGCTGGCTCAACGAACTCCTCGACACCTCCCCGCAGCCCGCCCTGGGCAGCGCGCTGTGCTGCCGTTACGAGCCGGACACCCGGCTTCTGCAGTGGTCGCAGGCCGGCCACCCGCCGCCGCTGCTCTTCCGCAACGGGATCGGCCGGGCGCTGGACCCGCCGGACGGTGTGCTGCTCGGCGCGACCTCCGGCGCGCAGTACGCCCAGGCCGGCGAGCAACTGGCGGCCGGTGACCTGCTGGTGCTGCACACCGACGGGCTGATCCCCCGCAGGAGCGCCGACACCGCCGCCGGCACCCACAGCGGTGCCGACCGCCTGCTGGCGATGGCACCGCTGTTCGCCACCGCGAAGTCCGCACAGGACTGCGTGCGGCTGGTGGCCGAGGAGTTCGGCATTCCGGAGCGCGAGGACGACGCCTGCGTACTGATCGCAAGGATCGCCTGAGCACACCGGGTGATGCCCGTCGCCCGGTAACCCGCGGTGACAACTGCTCTGTTCGGTCCGGCCCGTTCGGCGTCAGGCCGGCGTCACGCGAGTTGGACCCCGGGGGACGGTGCTGCGGCCGGGCCGGCCGCTCCGGCCGGATCGGTGCTGCCCGTTTCGTCGTTCTCGCCGGTCATACGGATCATACGGACATCCGGCCCGTCCCCTTGCTCCGGGTGCTCTTCGGGGCGCTCCGGGTGCCGCGGCCCTTGCGCCGGGGCAGCGCCGCCTCCAGCTCCTGCCGCAGGTCCTGGATCCGCGGCTGGCCGGCGTACCGGCCGGTGAGCAGGTACATCTCGTGGAGCCGGTCCCAGGTGCGGTGCGAGGAGGTCTGCCCGATGGTCAGCAGCGCCCTGCGCGCGTAGGCGTCGCCCTGGTCGGGGTCGCCGGCGATGAAGCAGGCGGCGGCGAGGGAGAGCAGGTCGAAGATGGTGGAGCGTTCATGGCCTTCGGTACGCAGCCTGATCGCTTCCCTGCCGTGGATCTGGGCCCGCGCCGCCGCCGACGGTTCGTAGGTGGCCAGCGTGCGGTACGCCAGGGCCTGCATGCCGTGCAGATCGGCCTCATCGAAGTTCGCCATCCAGCTGGGACGTTCGATCTCGTTCCGGTCAGAGGCGAACAGGTCCTCGGCCTCGCCGAGGGTGCGCCGCATCTCCTGGCCGCGGCCCATGGACGCCTGTGCCCACGCCTCGATGGTCTGCAGCATCGCGCGGGCCTGCGGCGGGGCGGCGTCCCCGGTGCCGGACTTGGCGAGGCTCATCAGATCGAGGGCCTCCTCCGGCCGGCCCAGGTGCACCATCTGGCGGGCCGCGCGGGACAGCGCCTCACCGGCCCGCGGCCGGTCGCCGCCCTCGCGTGCGGCGTGCGCGGCGAGCACGAAGTACTGCTGAGCGGTGGGCTCCAGGCCCACGTCGTGGGACATCCACCCGGCCAGGACCGCGAGGTTGGCGGCCACACCCCACAACCGCCGCTGCAGATGCGGCGGATGGGGATAGGAGAGCATGCCGCCCACCTCGTTGAGCTGGCCCACCACGGCCTTGCGCTGCAGGCCCCCGCCGCGGGAGGCGTCCCAGGCGCGGAAGACCTCGACGGAGTGCTCCAGGGACTCGATCTCCTGGGCACCGATCGGCGCCGCCTCGTAGCGGTCGTGGTCGGCGGGGTCCGCTCGCAGCGGGTGGTCCATTACGGGGGCGTCGGCCCGCAGGGCCGGATCGGTGTGCAGCCAGTCGTACATGGCAGTGCTGAGTACGGAACCGGAGGCGAGCGCGGCGCCCGCGCCCACCAGACCGCGTCGGTTGAGCATGAGGTCCATTCCCGTGAATTCGGTGAGGACCTCCGCGGTTCGCTCCGGCTGCGGCAATGGCAGGCCGTCTCCGGTCTGTCTCTTTCCTGTCTGCCGGCGCCGGTCGAACCCGAGATCCTCGATGGTCACGACACGGCCGAGACGCTCGGTGAACAGCGCGGCCAACACCTGCGGCACGGGATCGCGCGGCGACTCACCGGTGTCGATCCAGCGGCGTACCCGCGAGGTGTCGGTCGCCAGCTGCGGGTGGCCCATGGCCGCCGCCTGCCGGTTGACCAGCCGCGCGAGTTCGCCCTTGGACCAGCCGGTGAGGCCGAACAGGTCCGCGAGTCGGGTGTTGGCTTCATTGCCCACGTCAAGCCCCCAGGTTCCTCGGCACAGTTGACAGTAATCCCGCTGACATGGGCCCCGCGACTATTCGCCAGGGTTCGCCAGGGTGCGCCAGATGGTCTGCCACCCGCGGCGGGGTGTCAGGTAGGAAAGCGCCACCCCGCCCGGCAACAGCCGGGCTCCGTACGGTCCTTCGCCGGACCGTCGGGGGAGGACCCGGCGCGAGGACGGACCGGCCCCGCCGGCCGGGACCGCATTCCCCAGGGTGCGGCGC
Protein-coding regions in this window:
- a CDS encoding PP2C family protein-serine/threonine phosphatase is translated as MPSPTHADHTAAQPPDPGAVDALISQARQLRTRVDAVLRDSAVAAEDPQLRWQRALCDLAVHQLDDLGTHLGQLKDGFATDAGPDGGALDLSAGIPLPDPGTVGALGRAGSAEWDLLTDGVQWSDELFRIFGRSPGEGPLTLDELPSWLFSEDQQLLTEMVTGCLVDGRPIDCEFRIVRADGTVRTVHMVGEPVLGADGGTVSMWAVIRDVSDLRRSQRTLRETRDSLERQRRIAQTERRLAVELQEAVLPPWRGTLRFPQDGGPITMDLAAHYLPSGTSALIGGDWYDAMQLPDGSSLLTVGDLTGHGVAATSGMAMLLGALRGMAVAGLQPGPLMGWLNELLDTSPQPALGSALCCRYEPDTRLLQWSQAGHPPPLLFRNGIGRALDPPDGVLLGATSGAQYAQAGEQLAAGDLLVLHTDGLIPRRSADTAAGTHSGADRLLAMAPLFATAKSAQDCVRLVAEEFGIPEREDDACVLIARIA
- a CDS encoding DNA-binding protein NsdB — protein: MGNEANTRLADLFGLTGWSKGELARLVNRQAAAMGHPQLATDTSRVRRWIDTGESPRDPVPQVLAALFTERLGRVVTIEDLGFDRRRQTGKRQTGDGLPLPQPERTAEVLTEFTGMDLMLNRRGLVGAGAALASGSVLSTAMYDWLHTDPALRADAPVMDHPLRADPADHDRYEAAPIGAQEIESLEHSVEVFRAWDASRGGGLQRKAVVGQLNEVGGMLSYPHPPHLQRRLWGVAANLAVLAGWMSHDVGLEPTAQQYFVLAAHAAREGGDRPRAGEALSRAARQMVHLGRPEEALDLMSLAKSGTGDAAPPQARAMLQTIEAWAQASMGRGQEMRRTLGEAEDLFASDRNEIERPSWMANFDEADLHGMQALAYRTLATYEPSAAARAQIHGREAIRLRTEGHERSTIFDLLSLAAACFIAGDPDQGDAYARRALLTIGQTSSHRTWDRLHEMYLLTGRYAGQPRIQDLRQELEAALPRRKGRGTRSAPKSTRSKGTGRMSV